The DNA sequence GCACAAAGTACCATGGGAACAGAGCCGGCTCTCTCACTGAGGTGACAGAGCGAGGGGGGGGTCCCCTGGGGACACAGTGATCTACAAGGCCTTGAATGAAGGTGAGGGGACAGAAATCCAGCAGACTCCAGACAAAAAACCAACAGCTTCCAGCCGCCCCCAAGCCCGAGCTCTGCCATGGTCCCACAGGTCCCTCGAACCTGCAGGCCATCAAGGGCACCAGgacaggtgggcactggtggctcccgcctgtcctcccagctactcaagaggctgagatctgaggatcacagttcaaagccaaccccgggcaggaaagtccatgagactctgatctccaatgaaccagcaaagagatgaaaggggctctgtggctcaaagtggtagagcgccatccttgagcaaaagagcttagggacaaggtccaggccctgagttcaaatcccagggctggcacacacacagaagggcaCCCAAGATGGCTCAGGACAAGCTGAAGCTGGTGGCCAGCCAAGGGTAACAGCAGGGTTCCCAACACCATCAGCTCAGTGGCCACTGAGAGCCTGTCCTATGGACGAATGATGCACTGGGCTGTGGCCTGGTCCCCACCCACAAGGAGGTGAACGCAGTCCCTTGGCTTGTGGCCCCATCCCAGTGAGCAATGCCTGAAATGGAGGCTCCCGGAGATGCGCTCTACATGGGAGATGcacagattgggggggggggggtgcctctgCTTGAATCGGGATTCAGGGCTTCATAAGCCACCCCCTTCCCATGTCATCCCCCTCTTACGTGTGTCCCCAGTTCTATCTCCCAGACTTTGACTTCCTCTGAGATATCTTtgggagatgggaggaggaaTTCCCCAACATGGCCAAATGGAAATGGCAGAAAGGGGAACAAAGAAGCTGAGCTTCTTCGGAGCTCAGCTGGGAGctggacaccctccccccaacctcCCAGGGGTTCTTCCCGCTTGAGCTCTTCagcgcaaggctggtgctctaccacttgagccacagctccacttccggttttctggtggttcattggagataagagtctcatggactttcctctcagggctggctttgaactgcaatcctctcagatctcagcctcctgagtagctaggatgacaggcgtgttcAACTGACATCCAGTgattattaatttcttttatactgatataggggcttgaactcagggccttgcatgctCCCTGGGGCTGTTTTGCACCAAAGGCTGGTGAATGTTCTACAACCTTCCCCATACCTCCACTCCtaactctatttttctttttttctggataaccagagataagtctctcaggtACATCTGGCCCTGCAGGtctgaaaacaaaaatcatcaggtctcagcctcctgagacaccAGGACAACAGGCGGGAGTCACCGGTGTCCAGttccactgtgatttttttttttttagctacttgtggggcctgagcactgtccctggcccctggcttctttttgctcaaggtcagcactctaccacttgagccacagcgccacttctggccttttctatatgtgtggtgctgaggaattgaacccagagcttcatgtatgcaaggcaagcactcttgccactaggccatattcccagccctccactgtgatttttttaaaaaattttatttaatcaaaACCCTCAGCCTTACAAGCCGGCGGAGGATGGAGAGGATTGCAGTGTTGTTCCTAACGGAATGAATGACAGCCCTGGAACACCCTCAAGAAGCAACCAACAGTCCGGTGCGAGAGAGCTGAAGGCAGTTCAGAGGAAGCCTTGTCCACGCCAGAGGCGGCCACAGGGGCACCATCCTTGCCCTAGATGCGGGTCTGGGATCACACCATCCTTGCCCTCAATAAGGATCCACGATCACACCATCCTTGTCCTAACTGCGGGTGCAAGGCCTGCTTCAGTCAGGGAAAACTCCACCGAGTCCTCAGTTCTAGTCCTGGATGCAGATCTTCACAAAGAGCGTGGCTGACGGGTGCTGATCCCCATTCTTAGACAAGAGATGGACATGGCGGTAACCTGGCAGaaagaacacaaaaaacaaaaacaaaagtgctGGTCACTCCAGGCAGATTCAGTGGAGGCACTGTTAGGCCTCATCCTCAATCTTGCcagacccttccttcctcctgttcGTTCTGCCTTCTTGGCGGACACTCACCCTGCTTCAGGCTGCCCCAGGGGATGGTGCTCTGGCCGATGAAGTCGTTCTTCGAGGAGGCGTCGTAGTCCTCCACGACAAATCGTACCAAGGCGAGCTCCGGCACCGCCACTTCAAATTCAAACTCCGTGTCCCACCAGGGATTGAAGCCTGGGAACAGGGACCATGAGAGCCAGCCAGCCCTGCACCCCCAGCCAGCCCACCGGCCCCCAGCCCCGACCCAGCACGTTACCATTATTGGTGACCACTGCAGTGTGGCGACTGCTCACATCCCGGCCCACACCGTGGATCTCCACGGTCACCTTCGGGTCCACAATAGAATTCTTATTCTTATTGACTTTGGGCAGCTGTTGTCCAGAAATAACCTGAAagcgggggaaaatgagagatgaTAATTAAAAAGTGCTgactaaagataataatagtaataatagcccaggtgctggtggctcacgcctgtcatcctagctgctcaggaggctgagatctgaggattgaagttcaaagccagcccaggcagggaagtccgtgagactcatctctaatgaaaccaccagaaaactggaagtggcgccgtagctcaactggtagagtactagccttgaacacaaagagctcagggacagcaccccagccctgaattcaagccccataaccgacacATAATCATTATAATAATAAGTAAATCAGGAAGGAAAGATCCAGAGGGCACCTATCCCTCAGGAATCTAGCCATACCCTGATGTTCAGCCGCTTCGGGGCCCACCAGGGCCCCTGCGTGAGGGCGCGGGAGTTGAAGGTGGTGCTGGGGTCCCGCAGGAAAGCAGGCTTCAGCACGTACCCACAGGCCCCGTTGTCCTGGAAGCGGCCCTGGTAGACATCCATCTCCGACCCCGGTGTCTGGAAGTTCAGGGCCACTGGAATTAAGACAAGAGAGTCACGGGCTGGGCCTTTGGGTCCTGGAtctttgggaggggggagggtcttCTCAGGGTATACTGAGGCAGGATTCCATGTGATTCTAACATGTGCCAATCTCTGGGCCCACCACACTAACCATGTGTTCCATTTCTTTCTGTGGCTACCAAAGACTTCAAACTCGGGGCCCGGGTACTGTCCTGGtgtgggtttggtttggtttggtttggttttactcagggctggtgctctaccgcttgagccctaCCTCCCCTCCCAGCTTTCGGCTGGTTTTCCAGAGGTAAGTCTCACGGAAGCCTGTGGCTCAACGTGCGTCAGTCATGCCAgctccacaggaggctgagatcgtaaggatcgtggttcgaagccagccccggggcaggaaagtccaggagactacgcttcatctccaataaatggctcagaaaaagccagacgtgggcgCTGTGTCTTCACTGGTGCCGACTCACTGGTCGTGAACCCCAAATGTCCAAACTGAGCCCAGGGGGCCCTGCCTCAGTATCTCCAAAGCCACTCACTGCACATCTGGGGCTCAAGATAACCCTCAAcaccccacccccttccaggGCGCCCCTGCTCCCCCAACCACCCTTccagccaccccaccccatcccaccccatccACACCCCCATACCTATCTGACACCCTGCGTTCCACATCTCCACCGGGCTGTAATTCGAGGAGTCCGTCCTCCAGCCGGCAGGGTAGATTCTGCTCAGGTGATCCACATTATGGCGGATGAAGGAGTTGCctagagggggggagggggaaggggagggttaGACCCAGAGGagtgagtcccgccccccccccccccaatccccaaGGGTGCGGGCCCAGATGGACAGACATAACACGGACAGGGCGGAGGTTCACCGGACTCCTGGAGCAACCGAAGGGCACGGTTCTCAGAGAAGGACGCCATCTCGTAAAACGCCTGCGTGCTGGGCCCAGGATTGGCGAACCCCGCAAAATGGACGCTCTTGCAGTAGATGACCATGTCGGAAAGTTCCGGAGCCAATCTGACCTTTTCCTCCTTAGAGGTCATGGGGGGAGGCCCGGGTTAGAGCCAGTAAAGGCAAAGGAGTACAAGGAGTGTTGGGGTACAAGGGGGGTGACCCCAGCgccgccccccccaacccccagccccTACCCCCTCACACCTTGGGTTTATGTTGTACTCGGCTCCTCACAGCCTCGTCGTCCATCTCGGCGGCCTCATCTTCGTCCGATACATCCGCTGCCTCTGAGCCGGGGGCCCCTCCCGGGGGCAGCAGCCCCCCGAGTTTCTTCCCCTTCAACAGGATCTTCCCCTTCAattgctggggtggggaggggggaggtggaggtCAGAGGGCAGTGGGTCAGCATCCTCCATCCGGCCTCGGCCCTCTGCGCCCCCACTTCAGGACAGTCCCCCCCTgacacccgccccccccgcccccccgcacctCGGGGGAAGGCAGGCTGGTGGTCACCCCGTCCAGCGGCTTGTCCAGCAACATGGGCCCCAGAATGGCCCGCAGGTGCCTGGCCATCACCCGCTGCTGCTCCAGGCTGCAGTGGTTCTCCAGCGACAGGATGACAGGGTACGGGGAGACCTGGTACCCCGAAACACAGGGGGAGGCGTCAGCAGCCCtgggaacagcacacacacaccccccgccCACACGCTTCGTTCCCCACACCCACCCCTTGCTCCTCACCCCCATTCCCCCacccttcacccccacccccctccgggGCAGCCCCCCCACCTTGAAGGCGTAGTCCCGGATGGCCCTGAGCGCGTCGCAGAAGAGGATCTTGGAGGTGAAGGTGTAGCCGTGGTAGATGATCGGCTCCTGGTTCGGCCCATCCCAGCAGTCCAGCTCCAGACACCGGCAGCCTTTGCAGAGAGCCCTGGGGGCACAGACGGGGGGTCAGGACACCCCGCTCCTCCCCACAGTAATTCCTGCCCCCAACCCCCTACCTACACTAGACCTACAGGAGctcctggaccccccccccaatgccACTCCAGGACACCCCCAgtgtctcccaggactcccagaGGCCCCCCAGGACCCCCCAGTGCCCCCCAGGtctcccagaggcccctcaggaCCCCCCAGTGCCCTCCAGTACTCCCAGAGGCCCCCTAGGACACCCCAAGTGTCCCCTAGGACTCCCAGAGGCCCCCAGGACTCCCAGAGGACCCCCAGGACCCCGCAAGTGTCCCCCAGGACTCCCAGAGGCCCCCAGGATCCCCCAGTGCCATCCAGGACTCTCAGAGACCCCCCAGGATGCCCCAAGTGTCCCCCAGGACTCTGAGAGGCCCACCCCCCAGTGGCCCCCCAGGATCCCCCAAGTGTCCCCCAGAGGCCCCTAGGACCCCCCAGTGCCCTCCAGGACTCTCAGAGACCCCCCCAGGATACCCCAAGTGTCCCCCAGGACTCTGAGAGGACCCCAGGACCCCCCAGTGGCCCCCCAGGATCCCCCCAgtgtctcccaggactcccagaGGCCCCCAGGACTCCCAGAGGCCCCCCAGGACCCCCCAGTGCCCTCCAGGactcccagaggcccctcaggaCCCCCCCAGTGCCCTCCAGTACTCCCAGAGGCCCCCTAGGACACCCCAAGTGTCCCCTAGGACTCCCAGAGGCCCCTAGGACTCCCAGAGGACCCCCAGGACCCCCAGGACCCTGCAAGTGTCCCCCAGGACTCCCAGAGGCCCCCAGGATCCCCTAGTGCCCTCCAGGACTCTCAGAGACCCCCCAGGACACCCCAAGTGTCCCCCAGGACTCTGAGAGGACCCAGGACCCCCCAGTGGCCCCCCCAGGATCCCCCAgtgtctcccaggactcccagaGGCCCCCAGGACTCCCAGAGGCCCCCCAGGACCCCCCAGTGCCCTCCAGTACTCCCAGAGGCCCCCCAGGACCCCCCAGTGCCCTCCAGTACTCCCAGAGGCACCCTAGGACACCCCAAGTGTCCCCCAGGACTGAGAGGCCCCCCAGGACCCCCAGTGGCCCCCCCAGGACCCCCCACATGTCCCCCAGGACTCCCAGAGGGCCCCCAGGACCCCCCAGTGCCCCTCAGGACTCCCAGAGGCTCCCCAGGATACCCCAAGTGTCCCCCAGGACTCTGAGAGGCCCCCCaggaccccccagccccccagtgccCCCCAGGACTCCCAGAGGCCCCCCCAGGACTCCCAGGACACCCCAAGTGTCCCCCAGGACTCCCAGAGGCCCCCCAGGACCTCCCAgcaccccgcccccagcctcccaGGCTCTCACCGGATGTAGGCCTCTGTGCTGCTGGGCCCGGCCAGCTGGTCCTCCAGCAGGTAGGTGTTGTGCGAGGACGACACCAGGTAGTGGCTGAGAGGCTGCCCCATGTCCTGGTAGACGCGCCGGTGGGCCAGGCTGAAGGCGCTGCCGTCCGCCGACAGCAGGTACATGAGGAAGCCGTCCTTGGTCATGTGCCTGCCGGCTTTggctgggaggaaggagaagaggcccCACCGGGGACCCTCAGGGTGGGTACCCCAGCTCCCCTCCTGCCTGCAGATCAATGGTTCAGtgggaagtcctgggacttgaactcagggccccgggcgctgtccctgagctcttcagctcaaggctgggcgctctaccacttgagccacagcgccacttccggttttctggtggttcatgggaaataagagtctcgcaggctttcctgcccgggctggctttgaactgcgatcctcagatctcagcctcctgagtcgctgggatgacaggcgtgagccacccttgCCTTTCTTTTCGGGGGTGCAGGGGGGGGGATCCCCCAGTTCCCACAGCCCTGAAGCCTTACCAGCTTCGCTGGGCTCATAACGCTCGATGAGAGAGATGGCCAGGGCGGGGCCGGCCGCCTTCTCCCTCTGCTGGTGTTTCAGGAAGTTGACCAGTTGGTCCACGGAGAGCGTGTCTCCCGATTGAGCGGCCAGGGCGAAGGTGCGGTCAATCTCGTCCCGCTGGGTAAGGATCCTGTAGAAGGCCTCGATCTCTTCATCCTCCAGAGAGTCGGTCTGAGAGCGGTCACATTCCTGCAGAGCCAGAagccaccaggggctgggaaggtggcccagtggtagagcgctcgcctagcatgcgcgaagccctgggttcgattcctcagcaccacagacacagaaaaagccggaagtgatgctgtggctcaaagggtggagtgctagccttgagcaaaaagaagctcagggacagcgcccaggccctgagtt is a window from the Perognathus longimembris pacificus isolate PPM17 unplaced genomic scaffold, ASM2315922v1 HiC_scaffold_5318, whole genome shotgun sequence genome containing:
- the LOC125345118 gene encoding 1-phosphatidylinositol 4,5-bisphosphate phosphodiesterase delta-1 isoform X1, translated to MQCLGLRGRSRSRSRELFLQEQSLRMAALNGQRLGLQDDRDLQALLKGSQLLKVKSGSWRRERFYKLQEDCKTIWQESRKVMRTPESQLFSIEDIQEVRMGHRTEGLEKFARDIPEDRCFSIIFKDQRNTLDLIAPSPADAQHWVQGLRKIIHHSGSMDQRQKLQHWIHSCLRKADKNKDNKMSFKELQNFLKELNIQVDDSYARKIFRECDRSQTDSLEDEEIEAFYRILTQRDEIDRTFALAAQSGDTLSVDQLVNFLKHQQREKAAGPALAISLIERYEPSEAAKAGRHMTKDGFLMYLLSADGSAFSLAHRRVYQDMGQPLSHYLVSSSHNTYLLEDQLAGPSSTEAYIRALCKGCRCLELDCWDGPNQEPIIYHGYTFTSKILFCDALRAIRDYAFKVSPYPVILSLENHCSLEQQRVMARHLRAILGPMLLDKPLDGVTTSLPSPEQLKGKILLKGKKLGGLLPPGGAPGSEAADVSDEDEAAEMDDEAVRSRVQHKPKEEKVRLAPELSDMVIYCKSVHFAGFANPGPSTQAFYEMASFSENRALRLLQESGNSFIRHNVDHLSRIYPAGWRTDSSNYSPVEMWNAGCQIVALNFQTPGSEMDVYQGRFQDNGACGYVLKPAFLRDPSTTFNSRALTQGPWWAPKRLNIRVISGQQLPKVNKNKNSIVDPKVTVEIHGVGRDVSSRHTAVVTNNGFNPWWDTEFEFEVAVPELALVRFVVEDYDASSKNDFIGQSTIPWGSLKQGYRHVHLLSKNGDQHPSATLFVKICIQD
- the LOC125345118 gene encoding 1-phosphatidylinositol 4,5-bisphosphate phosphodiesterase delta-1 isoform X2, which produces MDAAGGDFLTLHGLQDDRDLQALLKGSQLLKVKSGSWRRERFYKLQEDCKTIWQESRKVMRTPESQLFSIEDIQEVRMGHRTEGLEKFARDIPEDRCFSIIFKDQRNTLDLIAPSPADAQHWVQGLRKIIHHSGSMDQRQKLQHWIHSCLRKADKNKDNKMSFKELQNFLKELNIQVDDSYARKIFRECDRSQTDSLEDEEIEAFYRILTQRDEIDRTFALAAQSGDTLSVDQLVNFLKHQQREKAAGPALAISLIERYEPSEAAKAGRHMTKDGFLMYLLSADGSAFSLAHRRVYQDMGQPLSHYLVSSSHNTYLLEDQLAGPSSTEAYIRALCKGCRCLELDCWDGPNQEPIIYHGYTFTSKILFCDALRAIRDYAFKVSPYPVILSLENHCSLEQQRVMARHLRAILGPMLLDKPLDGVTTSLPSPEQLKGKILLKGKKLGGLLPPGGAPGSEAADVSDEDEAAEMDDEAVRSRVQHKPKEEKVRLAPELSDMVIYCKSVHFAGFANPGPSTQAFYEMASFSENRALRLLQESGNSFIRHNVDHLSRIYPAGWRTDSSNYSPVEMWNAGCQIVALNFQTPGSEMDVYQGRFQDNGACGYVLKPAFLRDPSTTFNSRALTQGPWWAPKRLNIRVISGQQLPKVNKNKNSIVDPKVTVEIHGVGRDVSSRHTAVVTNNGFNPWWDTEFEFEVAVPELALVRFVVEDYDASSKNDFIGQSTIPWGSLKQGYRHVHLLSKNGDQHPSATLFVKICIQD